In Sorghum bicolor cultivar BTx623 chromosome 10, Sorghum_bicolor_NCBIv3, whole genome shotgun sequence, one genomic interval encodes:
- the LOC8073750 gene encoding UDP-glucose:2-hydroxyflavanone C-glucosyltransferase, with product MAPPATKSLGELDGGARPHVMFIPSAGMGHLLPFFRVIAALAAHDVVDISVVTVLPTVSAAEADHFASLFAALPRVSRVDFHLLPFDASSEFPGHDPFLLRWEALRRSAHLFRPLIAGAAGPRVSAVVTDVTLTSHVIPIAKELGVQCHVLFVSCATMLSLAAYTPVHLDKKNKGEHGPGVGVGVGVGDVDIPGVRRIPQSYLPQPLLDLNKLFTKQFIDNGREIINADGFLVNTFDALEPVALAALRDGKVVAGFPPVYAIGPLRSKEEEATTGSPPVAWLDEQPARSVVYVAFGNRNAVSLEQIREIAAGLEASGCRFLWVLKTTTVDRDDTAELTDDVLGEGFLERVQGRGLVTKAWVDQEAVLKHASVGLFLSHSGWNSVTEAAAAGVPLLAWPRGGDHRVNATVVVSGGVGVWMEQWSWDGEDWLVTGEEIGKKVKEVMSDAAVRARATRTGEEAAKAVAEGGTSYRSMQKFISSLKAHCSP from the coding sequence GGCGCACGACGTCGTCGACATCTCCGTGGTGACCGTTCTCCCGACCGTCTCTGCCGCCGAGGCCGACCACTTCGCCAGCCTCTTCGCTGCCCTCCCCCGCGTCAGCCGCGTCGACTTCCACCTCCTGCCGTTCGACGCGTCGTCGGAGTTCCCAGGCCACGACCCGTTCTTGCTCCGATGGGAGGCCCTGCGCCGCTCGGCGCACCTCTTCCGCCCGCTcatcgccggcgccgccggccCGCGCGTCTCCGCCGTCGTGACAGACGTCACCCTGACCTCCCACGTCATCCCGATCGCCAAGGAGCTCGGTGTCCAGTGCCACGTCCTCTTCGTCTCCTGCGCCACCATGCTCTCGCTCGCTGCGTACACCCCTGTACACCtcgacaagaagaacaagggcGAGCACGGGcctggcgtcggcgtcggcgtcggcgtcggcgacgtCGACATCCCCGGCGTGCGTCGCATCCCGCAGTCTTACCTCCCGCAGCCGCTGCTGGACCTCAACAAGCTCTTCACCAAGCAGTTCATCGACAACGGCCGCGAGATCATCAACGCCGACGGCTTTCTGGTCAACACGTTCGACGCCCTGGAGCCGGTGGCGCTCGCCGCCCTGAGAGACGGCAAGGTCGTGGCCGGGTTCCCGCCGGTGTACGCCATCGGCCCGCTCAggtccaaggaagaagaagcaacGACGGGGTCCCCGCCGGTTGCCTGGCTTGACGAGCAGCCGGCGAGGTCAGTGGTGTACGTGGCGTTCGGCAACCGGAACGCGGTAAGCCTGGAACAGATCAGGGAGATCGCCGCCGGACTGGAGGCGAGCGGCTGCCGGTTCCTCTGGGTGCTCAAGACCACGACGGTGGATAGGGACGACACCGCCGAGCTGACGGACGACGTGCTCGGCGAGGGGTTCCTGGAGCGCGTGCAGGGGCGAGGCCTGGTGACCAAGGCGTGGGTGGACCAGGAGGCCGTGCTGAAGCACGCGTCCGTGGGGCTGTTCCTGAGCCACAGCGGGTGGAACTCGGTGACGgaggcggccgccgccggcgtgcCGCTGCTGGCGTGGCCACGCGGCGGCGACCACCGCGTGAACGCCACGGTGGTGGTGAGCGGCGGCGTTGGAGTGTGGATGGAGCAGTGGAGCTGGGACGGGGAGGACTGGCTGGTGACCGGGGAGGAGATCggtaagaaagtaaaggaggtCATGTCCGACGCAGCCGTCAGGGCAAGGGCGACGAGGACCGGCGAGGAAGCGGCCAAGGCCGTCGCAGAGGGTGGCACCAGCTACCGGAGCATGCAGAAGTTCATTTCCAGCCTCAAAGCGCACTGCAGCCCTTGA